In the genome of Methanobacterium sp., the window AAACCCAACCCTGGGAACACCAGAAGGAACAGAAATAATGATGGGAGACTCAGAAAAAGTAGGAGCAAGCACAGTGTCAATATGGTACACCGGACCACCAATAGATCTTGACCTTTTCAGCAATATAAAAGTCACAGGAACATTCAAAAGAAACTCAGACTACAAATACGGCCTATCAGACTACGTAATAGTAACTGACAAAGTAGAAGGAATTAAATAAAATTAAACAGGGATACTCAAAAATTCACCATGAAATGCAGTTACGCTGAGATAAACGGTGAAGGAAGAGATGTTTTCAAATATCCAGTAACAGATAAAGGTAAAATCTCAAAAAAGGGTATAATAAATAATTTTTCGCTTGAAACAGTGTTTTTAAACGGTAAAATTGTGAAAGAATATAGTTTAGATGAAATTAGAGAAAACGCCAGCAGGGGCTTAAAATAAAAAATTATGGTGTAGGAGGATGATAAAATGGTTGAAGAAGTAAAAGAACAATCTCAAGTTTTAGAAACTGTTAAAGAACCATCAAGAACTTTAGAATTAGTTCTTGGGATTATGGGCGGATTTTTTGGATTACTTGGAGGCATTGGAGCTGTAATGATTGGTAGCTTTGGAGAAGCTTTTAATGTGGCTGGTTATTCTGATATAATGATTTCTGGGACAATTGCAATCATTGTGTCAATTACAGGAGTTATAGGGGCTGTAATGGTCAAGAATAAGCCACAAACCGGCGGTATAATAATGATACTAAGTGCAATAATAGGATTCATCTGCATCTTTGTATTTTATATACTGGGAGGTTTCTTCCTGGCACTTGGAGGTGTACTGGCTTTAGTGAGGAAATGAATGACCTCATTAAAGAGGAGAATTAAGGAATGTCCGGTGCAAAAATACTGGTGGTTGAAGATGAGGCCATTTTGATAATGGAACTTCAAGATGGGTTGAGGTCATGGGGTTACAAACCATTTACAGCCACTTCTGGAGAAGAAGCCATTAAAAAGGCAGCTAAAATAAAACCAGATTTAATCTTAATGGATATCATGTTTAAAGGCGAAATAGATGGAATAGAAGCAGTCCAGCAGATCAATGCCCACCAGGATATTCCAGTAATATATCTTACAGCTCATAGCAGCAATGAAGTATTAGAACGTGCAAAGGCAACAAAGCCACATGCTTATTTGATAAAGCCTTTTAATGAAAGAGAATTGCAGATTACGATTGAAACAGCTCTAAAAACACAGAAGTAAAAAATTAGGAGTTTAATAAAGTGGATTCGTTAATGGGTAAATATTTATCAACTCTGGAATTTGGACAGATACAGGAATTTGGAGAAATGTCCGTTATTCCACTATTTAAAAAAGAAAATCATGCGCTTAATTATCTTACATTACAGGAAGCCCTGGATAATGGACAGATACAGGAATTTGGGGAAATGTCCATTATTCCACTATTTAAAAAAGAAAATCATGCGCTTAATTATCTTACATTACAGGAAGCCCTGGATAAGGATCTCCTGATTATAACAGAAAAAGATCATGGAGGTTCAGTACCTGAATTAAAGGTCGTAAACAAAGCGGAAATACCTGTTCTGCTCCTTGATGGTGAAGAAATTATCGGTGCAAAGCAAAATCGGATAATAAATACAACAATACTACTTAAAGAACAGTCCGAAACCATTATTCCAGTTAGCTGCACAGAAAGCGGAAGATGGTCCTATACTTCAGCAGAATTTGCAGATTCAGATACAGTTGCTTCTTCTAAAATCAGAAAGAAAAAATCAGCCTCTGTTAGAGAATCTCTCAAAACTTTTGGCGAATTTCGGTCAGAACAAGGCGCTATTTGGGAGGGTATTGAAGAAATGCACTGCTATGCAGCAACCACAGAAACTGAGTCACCTACAAGAGCTATGAAAAACATTTATGAATCTAAAGATAAAAACCTTGAAGAATATTTAGAAGCATTTAAACCATTGGATGGACAAAAAGGCATATTTGTATTTAT includes:
- a CDS encoding DUF4064 domain-containing protein, translating into MVEEVKEQSQVLETVKEPSRTLELVLGIMGGFFGLLGGIGAVMIGSFGEAFNVAGYSDIMISGTIAIIVSITGVIGAVMVKNKPQTGGIIMILSAIIGFICIFVFYILGGFFLALGGVLALVRK
- a CDS encoding response regulator, whose product is MSGAKILVVEDEAILIMELQDGLRSWGYKPFTATSGEEAIKKAAKIKPDLILMDIMFKGEIDGIEAVQQINAHQDIPVIYLTAHSSNEVLERAKATKPHAYLIKPFNERELQITIETALKTQK
- a CDS encoding DUF6569 family protein gives rise to the protein MDSLMGKYLSTLEFGQIQEFGEMSVIPLFKKENHALNYLTLQEALDNGQIQEFGEMSIIPLFKKENHALNYLTLQEALDKDLLIITEKDHGGSVPELKVVNKAEIPVLLLDGEEIIGAKQNRIINTTILLKEQSETIIPVSCTESGRWSYTSAEFADSDTVASSKIRKKKSASVRESLKTFGEFRSEQGAIWEGIEEMHCYAATTETESPTRAMKNIYESKDKNLEEYLEAFKPLDGQKGIFVFINGDITGFDIFSLESTYKKFHKKLIKSYSIDAILQENYKDVIAKNRVERARNFIKNITECEESVHKSVGYGWDCRYKSKSLIGSSLLYQDQIIHATFFENENISKEEIV